Proteins from one Dama dama isolate Ldn47 chromosome 12, ASM3311817v1, whole genome shotgun sequence genomic window:
- the LOC133066749 gene encoding calmodulin-1, with the protein MADQLTEEQIAEFKEAFSLFDKDGDGTITTKELGTVMRSLGQNPTEAELQDMINEVDADGNGTIDFPEFLTMMARKMKDTDSEEEIREAFRVFDKDGNGYISAAELRHVMTNLGEKLTDEEVDEMIREADIDGDGQVNYEEFVQMMTAK; encoded by the coding sequence ATGGCTGACCAACTGACTGAAGAGCAGATTGCAGAATTCAAAGAAGCTTTTTCACTATTTGACAAGGATGGTGATGGAACTATAACAACAAAGGAATTGGGAACTGTAATGAGGTCTCTTGGGCAGAATCCCACAGAAGCAGAGTTACAGGACATGATTAATGAAGTAGATGCTGATGGTAATGGCACAATTGACTTCCCGGAATTTCTGACAATGAtggcaagaaaaatgaaagacacagacagtgaagaagaaattAGAGAAGCATTCCGTGTGTTTGATAAGGATGGTAATGGCTATATTAGTGCAGCAGAGCTCCGCCATGTGATGACAAACCTTGGAGAGAAGTTAACAGATGAAGAGGTTGATGAAATGATCAGGGAAGCAGATATTGATGGTGATGGTCAagtaaactatgaagagtttgTACAAATGATGACAGCAAAGTGA
- the S100Z gene encoding LOW QUALITY PROTEIN: protein S100-Z (The sequence of the model RefSeq protein was modified relative to this genomic sequence to represent the inferred CDS: inserted 2 bases in 1 codon), with protein sequence MLGDGSRWSSLAFTSVFSPALVICPGVLPSAARRPTQLELAMDIRIRTFHCYSCRXRRQVQAQQGELKMHLQQELTEVLSCQKDPELVDKIMQDLDANKDNKVDFNEFVVMVAALTVACNDYFVEQLKKK encoded by the exons ATGCTGGGTGACGGGAGCAGGTGGagcag TTTAGCCTTCACAAGCGTTTTCTCCCCGGCTTTGGTGATCTGCCCTGGAGTGCTCCCCTCTGCTGCCCGCAGGCCCACCCAGCTGGAGCTTGCCATGGACATCAGGATTAGAACCTTCCACTGCTACTCCTGCAG AAGGAGACAGGTTCAAGCTCAACAAGGGGAGCTGAAGATGCACCTGCAGCAAGAGCTCACGGAAGTCCTCTCG tgCCAGAAGGATCCCGAGTTGGTTGATAAGATAATGCAGGACCTGGATGCCAATAAGGACAACAAAGTGGATTTTAATGAATTTGTGGTCATGGTGGCAGCTCTGACGGTTGCTTGTAATGATTACTTTGTAGAACaattgaagaagaaatga